One Thalassotalea hakodatensis DNA segment encodes these proteins:
- a CDS encoding YacL family protein, with protein MEYDFIHDPITGQAKANFSLDHQLLGPWLETEIGSDVDKLSNILSAIKRIEQGKEQELMFMGSEYTLTLNSQDAEVNTNVMLNGEVIMPDELAVDALQFDFQEGVSCGVDDLRYILLSWEQFIKTN; from the coding sequence ATGGAATACGATTTTATTCATGATCCTATTACAGGACAGGCGAAAGCCAACTTTTCTTTAGACCACCAATTATTAGGGCCTTGGCTAGAAACTGAAATTGGCAGTGATGTTGATAAATTATCAAATATATTAAGTGCAATCAAACGTATTGAGCAAGGCAAAGAACAAGAATTAATGTTTATGGGGAGTGAATACACACTAACGCTGAACAGCCAAGATGCCGAGGTAAACACGAACGTGATGCTTAATGGTGAAGTAATTATGCCAGATGAACTAGCGGTTGATGCGTTACAGTTTGACTTTCAAGAAGGAGTGAGTTGCGGCGTTGATGATTTACGCTATATATTATTGTCTTGGGAGCAGTTTATCAAAACTAACTAA